A window of the Streptomyces sp. NBC_00250 genome harbors these coding sequences:
- a CDS encoding GNAT family N-acetyltransferase, with the protein MNNELLSIPKRIRFVELSEKTLRALADGDLAGGSAEAGVALDEYFVSDRSRYIFGYRADQIAKDPSAAPWIARAAVSEPDGTVVGDAGFHGPPSEAGVLEVGYTVAVAYRRQGYARAMLRELLVRAAGEPGVRTVRATIKSDNKASLATIAGFGFTRVGEKGNEQDGFEFVFEVPADAIQTVA; encoded by the coding sequence ATGAACAACGAACTTCTCTCCATCCCCAAGCGCATCCGCTTCGTCGAGCTCAGCGAGAAGACGCTGCGCGCGCTCGCCGATGGTGACCTGGCCGGCGGCAGCGCCGAGGCCGGGGTCGCCCTCGATGAGTACTTCGTCAGCGACCGGTCGCGCTACATCTTCGGCTACCGCGCCGACCAGATCGCCAAGGACCCGTCCGCCGCGCCCTGGATCGCGCGGGCCGCAGTGTCCGAGCCGGACGGGACCGTCGTCGGCGACGCGGGGTTCCACGGACCGCCGAGCGAGGCCGGGGTGCTTGAGGTCGGATACACCGTCGCGGTCGCGTACCGCCGCCAGGGCTATGCCCGGGCCATGCTGAGGGAGCTGCTCGTCAGGGCCGCCGGTGAACCCGGTGTCAGGACCGTGCGGGCCACCATCAAGTCCGACAACAAGGCCTCCCTGGCCACCATCGCCGGCTTCGGTTTCACGCGCGTCGGCGAGAAGGGCAACGAGCAGGACGGATTCGAGTTCGTCTTCGAGGTCCCGGCAGACGCCATTCAGACCGTGGCATGA